A single genomic interval of Coccidioides posadasii str. Silveira chromosome 1, complete sequence harbors:
- a CDS encoding uncharacterized protein (EggNog:ENOG410PPYC~COG:S~TransMembrane:1 (o53-74i)) yields the protein MNLNFRLRDYTPATTEPDGPNGCGVYTDNGTFSIIFQDGTVSLEVKSPSAPGTWLFVLCGWCTLILTGGTVYAARHRTCTLKPIGSAEKQFSSEIMNGKVAVEWFKKFMGKRRRRTEGNEELDKRIRR from the exons ATGAATCTCAACTTCCGTCTCCGCGACTACACCCCGGCAACCACCGAACCAGACGGCCCGAATGGTTGCGGTGTTTACACGGATAATGGAACATTCTCAATCATCTTCCAGGACGGTACGGTCAGTTTGGAAGTCAAGTCCCCATCTGCACCGGGCACTTGGCTTTTCGTGCTCTGCGGATGGTGCACCTTGATTCTCACTGGTGGAACCGTCTATGCCGCTCGTCACCGT ACTTGTACCTTGAAGCCCATAGGTAGTGCCGAGAAGCAGTTTTCTTCGGAGATCATGAATGGAAAGGTCGCCGTTGAATGGTTCAAGAAGTTTATGGGCAAACGCCGGAGACGGACAGAAGGGAATGAGGAATTGGATAAGAGGATACGGAGGTGA
- the MCR1 gene encoding NADH-cytochrome b5 reductase (EggNog:ENOG410PFBX~COG:C,H~TransMembrane:1 (o32-49i)~BUSCO:9662at33183): protein MFARLMFRTCRPAGQAIRKYASEASPKPSSNAPLYGGLALAAGGAYYYWQRQQSPQALEAALKERSKVFVGGDQGWVDLKLAGIETLSHNVKRFRFEFPDPESISGLHIASALLTKYKGPKDEKPTIRPYTPVSEEEQPGYLDLVVKQYPNGPMSTHLHNMAVGQQLSFKGPIPKYPWEENKHDHICMIAGGTGITPMYQIIRKIFNNPNDKTKVTLVFGNITEEDILLKKELDILENTYPRRFRAFYLLDKPPAGWTQGTGYVTKELLKTVLPEPKTENIKIFVCGPPGMYKAVSGPKNSPKDQGELTGLLKELGYDKDQVYKF from the exons ATGTTCGCCAGATTAATGTTCAGAACCTGCAGGCCTGCAGGCCAA GCAATTCGCAAATATGCCTCCGAAGCCTCCCCAAAGCCGTCGTCAAACGCTCCACTCTATGGCGGTCTTGCCCTTGCTGCCGGAGGCGCATACTACTACTGGCAGCGACAGCAATCCCCGCAAGCTTTGGAGGCTGCGCTCAAGGAGCGATCGAAAGTCTTCGTTGGTGGGGACCAAGGCTGGGTGGATTTGAAGCTCGCCGGGATTGAGACGCTGAGCCACAACGTGAAGAGATTTCGTTTTGAATTTCCAGATCCAGAGTCTATCTCGGGACTGCATATTGCAT CCGCTCTTTTAACAAAGTACAAGGGCCCAAAAGATGAGAAGCCAACCATCCGTCCCTATACTCCCGTTAGCGAAGAAG AACAACCCGGATACCTGGATCTCGTCGTTAAGCAGTATCCCAACGGCCCCATGTCCACCCACTTGCACAACATGGCCGTCGGTCAACAGCTTTCTTTCAAAGGGCCCATTCCTAAATACCCTTGGGAAGAAAACAAGCACGATCATATTTGCATGATCGCCGGCGGTACCGGAATCACTCCCATGTACCAAATCATTCGCAAAATCTTCAACAACCCCAATGACAAAACCAAAGTTACACTCGTCTTTGGCAATATTACAGAGGAAGACATCCTCCTGAAAAAAGAGTTGGATATCTTGGAGAACACCTATCCCCGACGCTTCCGTGCGTTTTATCTTCTTGACAAGCCTCCAGCTGGCTGGACTCAGGGAACCGGCTACGTCACCAAGGAGTTGTTGAAGACTGTCTTGCCCGAACCCAAGaccgagaatatcaagatCTTCGTTTGCGGACCCCCCGGAATGTACAAAGCCGTCAGTGGACCAAAGAACAGTCCCAAAGACCAGGGGGAGCTCACTGGTCTCTTGAAGGAGCTTGGGTACGACAAGGATCAAGTCTACAAGTTCTAG